The proteins below come from a single Jaculus jaculus isolate mJacJac1 chromosome X, mJacJac1.mat.Y.cur, whole genome shotgun sequence genomic window:
- the CXHXorf38 gene encoding uncharacterized protein CXorf38 homolog: protein MVLSELAARLNCEEYKNWVKAGHCLLLLRGGLQGFVGREVLSFHHGLLAAAPGLGPRASCGGGSWCSPRARQFQPQCQVCAEWKREILRHHVYRNGDVYWGNCRPGRWPVDAWEVAKAFMPRGVADKRGPEDCDAVALLSLINSCDHFVVDRKKVTEVIKCRNEIMHSSEMKISSAWLRDFQVKIQNFLNEFKNIPEIVAVYSRIEQLLTSDWAVHIPEGDERDGCECEIGSYLSASQVNEIEMGLLKEKLQEMYLQAAEEEVLPEEISNRLEGVKEFLRNNKDLKNGLTEDVQKLDSLHQKLISKDTGIQTPERKA from the exons ATGGTGCTCTCCGAGCTGGCGGCGCGCCTCAACTGCGAGGAGTACAAGAACTGGGTAAAGGCGGGTCACTGCCTGCTGCTGCTACGCGGCGGCCTGCAGGGCTTCGTCGGCCGTGAGGTGCTCTCCTTCCACCATGGCCTGCTCGCTGCAGCCCCGGGTCTGGGGCCCCGCGCCTCCTGCGGCGGCGGCTCTTGGTGCAGCCCGCGCGCTCGCCAG TTTCAGCCTCAGTGTCAGGTGTGTGCCGAGTGGAAACGCGAGATTTTGCGACATCACGTCTACAGAAACGGAGACGTGTACTGGGGAAACTGCCGGCCGGGCCGCTGGCCAGTGGACGCTTGGGAGGTAGCCAAG GCTTTCATGCCCAGAGGAGTGGCAGACAAACGAGGACCCGAGGACTGTGACGCGGTTGCTCTTTTAAGTCTCATCAATTCCTGTGATCACTTCGTGGTCGATCGAAAGAAAGTCACAGAG GTGATTAAGTGTCGTAATGAGATAATGCATTCTTCAGAGATGAAAATATCATCTGCTTGGCTTCGAGATTTTCAGGTGAAGATCCAAAATTTCCTAAATGAATTCAAGAATATCCCAGAGATCGTGGCAGTATACTCCAGAATAGAGCag CTGCTGACATCTGACTGGGCTGTTCACATCCCTGAAGGAGATGAGCGAGATGGATGTGAATGTGAAATAGGAAGTTACTTGAGTGCAAGCCAAGTCAATGAAATTGAAATGGGATTACTAAAGGAGAAACTACAAGAGATGTATCTTCAAGCAGCAGAAGAGGAGGTTTTACCTGAAGAG ATCTCAAATCGACTGGAAGGGGTGAAGGAGTTCCTGAGAAACAATAAAGACCTTAAAAATGGTCTTACAGAAGATGTGCAGAAGCTAGACAGCCTCCATCAAAAACTGATTTCAAAGGACACTGGGATACAGACACCTGAAAGGAAGGCCTGA